One region of Oryza sativa Japonica Group chromosome 5, ASM3414082v1 genomic DNA includes:
- the LOC136356681 gene encoding uncharacterized protein yields the protein MLEKIASKEPKTTAELFELADKVARKEEAWAWNSPGTGAAAAATPESAPRSKRRDRRGKRKPARSDDEDHVLAADGPTRAPRKGKATGDKPSPAVPSGEGRSADKWCSVHNTYRHSLADCRSVKNLAERFRKADEENWQGRREGKAPATSTGDRRGEAKDKGPADDGGDGEDLDFQIPQGTVATLDGGACAHASRRSFKAMKRELLAVVPTHEAVRKARCLSIISPAAFDALKAPGMKLQPSLPINGVTLRHTWPLGHVELPVTFGDSTNFHTERIDFDVADLNLPYNAVLGRPALVKFMVATHYAYLQMKMLGPAGPITVLSDVKVALACAEQRADNLAVATEPQAQKPLRPALPRSASPRLTREVIEHRLAVRPDARPVRQKVRRQAPERQAFIREEVARLLEADFIREVIHPEWLANPVVVPKTNGKLRMCIDYTDLNKACPKDPFPLPRIDQIIDSTAGCNLLCFLEAYSGYHQIRAGVTLTSPNGDVLKYVVCLDFRATNNMAEYEGLLAGLRATAGMGIRRLLVLGDSQLVINQVSKEYQCTDSQMEAYVHEVRRMERHFDGLELRHVPRRDNTIADELSRVASARAPLPPGTFEERLAQPSARPSPLRDPNDTPTDPTPGDPRPSGPEGVNPDPPHQVVWMTDIRAYLEGNTHPEDRAEAEKLARISKQYQHLYVAIDKFTKWPVAYPVVKIDKHSALKFIKGITSRFGVPNCIITDNGTQFTSELFGDYCDDMGIKLCFASPAHPKSNGQVERANAEILKGLKTKTYNVLKKHGDSWLEELPTVLWENRTTPSRATGETPFFLVYGAEAVLPSELSLGSPRVVLYNEANQDDLCRDDLDYLEEQRRGAALRAARYQQSLRRYHQRHVRARSLQVGDLVLRRVQSRLGLSKLSPMWEGPYKVIKVPRPGSVRLTMEDGTELPNPWNIEHLRRFYP from the exons ATGCTGGAGAAGAttgcctccaaggagcccaagACCACTGCCGAGCTCTTCGAGCTGGCGGACAAGGTGGCCcggaaggaggaggcatgggCCTGGAACTCCCCCGGCACcggtgcggcggctgcggctaccCCCGAATCTGCCCCCCGCTCTAAGCGGCGAGATAGGAGAGGCAAAAGGAAACCAGCCCGCTCCGATGACGAGGACCATGTCCTTGCAGCAGACGGGCCCACGCGGGCCCCGCGCAAAGGAAAGGCCACCGGCGATAAGCCGAGCCCCGCTGTTCCCTCCGGCGAGGGCCGGTCGGCGGATAAGTGGTGCTCGGTACACAACACTTACCGCCACAGTCTCGCCGACTGCCGCTCGGTCAAGAATTTGGCCGAGCGGTTCCGAAAGGCTGATGAGGAAAACTGGCAGGGTCGACGGGAGGGCAAAGCCCCCGCGACCTCAACCGGTGACCGGCGAGGGGAGGCCAAGGACAAGGGCCCCGCCGATGATGGTGGAGACGGTGAGGATCTGGATTTCCAGATACCTCAGGGGACCGTCGCCACGCTCGACGGGGGGGCTTGCGCTCACGCCTCTCGCCGAagcttcaaggccatgaagcgggAGCTTCTGGCCGTTGTTCCCACGCATGAGGCGGTCCGGAAGGCGCGCTG TCTGAGCATCATCTCCCCGGCTGCCTTTGATGCgctcaaggccccggggatgaagCTCCAGCCGTCGCTCCCAATCAATGGCGTTACTCTGAGGCACACATGGCCGCTTGGCCATGTAGAGCTTCCGGTGACCTTCGGTGACTCCACCAACTTCCACACCGAGCGGAtcgacttcgatgtggcggacctcaatcTGCCCTACAATGCAGTTCTGGGCAGAcctgcgttggtgaagttcatggtcgccacccactacgcctacctccagatgaagatgctgGGTCCTGCTGGTCCCATCACCGTCCTTAGTGATGTCAAGGTCGCCCTCGCCTGCGCGGAGCAGCGCGCAGACAACTTGGCGGTGGCCACGGAGCCGCAGGCCCAGAAGCCTCTGCGTCCCGCGCTTCCAAGAAGCGCCTCACCTCGGCTGACGAG ggaggtgatcgagcaccgCCTTGCCGTGCGGCCAGATGCGCGTCCtgtccggcagaaagtacggCGTCAAGCCCCGGAGCGGCAGGCCTTCATCAGGGAGGAAGTGGCGCGGCTCCTGGAGGCTGATTTCATTCGCGAGGtgatccatccggagtggctggcgaacccggtggtcgtcccGAAGACCAACGGCAAGCTACgaatgtgcatcgactacaccgacctcaacaaggcatgcccCAAAGATCCCTTCCCTCTACCACGCATAGATCAAATaatcgactccactgcggggtgcaaCCTTTTGTGCTTTTTAGAAGCATACTCAGGGTACCATCAGATTC GTGCCGGAGTCACGCTGACCTCGCCAAACGGGGATGTCCTCAAATACGTCGTTTGTCTCGACTTCCGAGCCACGAACAACATGGCAGAATATGAAGGGCTCCTCGCGGGATTGAGGGCTACGGCCGGAATGGGCATCCGCCGTCTCCTGGTCTTGGGAGACTCCCAGCTGGTCATAAATCAAGTATCCAAAGAGTATCAGTGCACCGACTCGCAAATGGAAGCGTACGTCCACGAGGTACGGCGCATGGAACGCCACTTCGATGGACTTGAGCTCCGGCACGTGCCCCGGCGCGACAACACAATTGCTGACGAGTTGTCGCGTGTTGCGTCGGCACGAGCCCCACTCCCCCCAGGGACCTTCGAGGAAAGGCTCGCACAACCATCGGCGCGACCGAGCCCTTTGAGGGACCCCAATGACACGCCCACCGACCCGACTCCGGGCGACCCGCGCCCCTCGGGGCCCGAGGGGGTCAACCCTGACCCCCCTCATCAGGTCGTGTGGATGACCGACATCCGGGCGTATCTCGAAGGCAATACTCATCCTGAGGATCGCGCAGAAGCTGAAAAGCTCGCGCGCATCTCCAAACA GTATCAGCACTTGTACGTCGccatcgacaaattcaccaagtGGCCCGTGGCCTACCCAGTTGTCAAAATCGACAAGCATTCTGCTCTTAAGTTCATCAAGGGCATCACGTCTCGATTCGGAGTGCCCAACTGTATCATTACAGACAACGGTACCCAGTTCACCAGTGAGCTGTTTGGCGATTACTGTGACGACATGGGAATCAAATTGTGCTTTGCCTCACCCGCCCACCCCAAGAGCAACGGCCAAGTCGAGCGAGCCAACGCCGAAATCCTCAAAGGACTCAAGACCAAGACTTACAACGTCCTGAAGAAGCACGGGGATTCATGGCTCGAGGAGTTGCCCACCGTGTTGTGGGAAAATCGGACCACTCCAAGCCGCGCCACGGGCGAAACACCATTTTTCTTGGTGTACGGCGCCGAAGCGGTCCTACCCTCCGAGCTTTCCCTCGGGTCGCCTCGTGTCGTGTTGTACAACGAGGCCAACCAGGATGACCTTTGCCGCGACGATCTCGATTATCTTGAAGAACAGAGAAGGGGAGCGGCCTTGCGTGCCGCGCGCTATCAACAAAGCCTGCgacgctaccatcagcgccacgtccgggcccgatcactacAAGTtggcgacctcgtcctacgccgcgttcAGTCGCGCCTGGGGCTGAGCAAGCTCTCGCCAATGTGGGAAGGGCCATACAAAGTGATCAAAGTGCCTCGGCCAGGCTCCGTTCGGTTAACCATGGaggacggcacagagctgcccaACCCCTGGAATATCGAGCACCTCCGTCGTTTCTATCCATGA